A genome region from Strigops habroptila isolate Jane chromosome 12, bStrHab1.2.pri, whole genome shotgun sequence includes the following:
- the VDAC1 gene encoding voltage-dependent anion-selective channel protein 1, giving the protein MAVPPAYADLGKSARDVFTKGYGFGLIKLDLKTKSENGLEFTSSGSANSETSKVSGSLETKYRWVEYGLMFTEKWNTDNTLGTEITLEDQLARGLKLTFDSSFSPNTGKKSAKVKTGYKREHINLGCDMDFDIAGPSIRGALVVGYEGWLAGYQMTFETTKSRVTQSNFAVGYKTDEFQLHTNVNDGTEFGGSIYQKVNDKLETAVNLAWTAGNSNTRFGIAAKYQIDPDASFSAKVNNSSLIGLGYTQTLKPGIKLTLSALLDGKNVNAGGHKLGLGLEFEA; this is encoded by the exons ATGGCTGTTCCGCCTGCTTATGCCGATCTGGGCAAATCCGCCAGGGATGTTTTCACCAAGGGTTATG GGTTTGGGCTAATAAAActtgatttgaaaacaaagtctgAAAATGGACTG gaaTTCACAAGCTCAGGTTCAGCAAACTCAGAAACAAGCAAAGTTAGTGGTagtttggaaacaaaatacagatgGGTGGAATATGGATTGATGTTCACAGAGAAGTGGAACACAGACAACACACTAGGCACTGAGATTACTCTTGAAGACCAG ctTGCACGTGGCCTGAAGCTGACCTTCgactcctccttctctcctaaCACTGG gaaGAAGAGTGCTAAAGTTAAGACAGGGTACAAAAGGGAACACATCAACCTTGGTTGTGACATGGATTTTGACATTGCTGGCCCTTCAATACGTGGAGCCCTGGTGGTTGGCTACGAGGGGTGGCTGGCAGGTTACCAGATGACTTTTGAGACAACGAAGTCTAGAGTAACCCAGAGCAACTTTGCTGTTGGCTATAAGACTGATGAGTTCCAGCTTCATACTAATGT GAATGATGGAACAGAATTTGGCGGCTCCATTTACCAGAAGGTGAATGATAAACTGGAAACTGCTGTGAATCTTGCTTGGACAGCCGGGAATAGCAACACTCGCTTTGGAATTGCAGCCAAGTACCAGATCGACCCAGATGCCTCTTTTTCT gCTAAAGTGAACAACTCCAGTCTGATCGGATTAGGCTACACTCAGACTTTAAAGCCAG GTATCAAACTGACATTGTCAGCTTTGTTGGATGGCAAGAACGTCAACGCTGGTGGACACAAACTTGGTCTAGGATTGGAATTCGAAGCGTAA